The stretch of DNA CGGCGGGTTTGTCGCATGCGGGAAAACTCAAGCGCGCGGGGAATCGCTTGCCGGATGCGGTTGCTGAGATCGCCGGTGGTCATGCCATAGACCTCGCCCAACATCAGCCCGGCGATGGCATGATTGTAATTCGGCCGCCCCCCGCTTCCGCCGCCACGAGGATCGACCGAGAGTACGCCGGAAGCATGTTGCGTGGAAAGGACAAATTCGATCGCCCGCTCCAACTGATCCCCATAAGGCCCCATGCCGGGAACATGCCCCCGCGAGAGAAATGCCATGATGCACAAACTGGAAATGCCGGGCTGACCTGACTGCGGCGCCGTGAACGATCCGTCCCGTTGTTGATTGCGGGCAATAAATTCCAGACCGCGATCGACAGCGGTATCGATTTGTTGCCACTGCCCAGCGGAGAGCACCTTGAGGTTGGGCGTGTTGTTCGAATCGGTCTTGGCCTGTTCCTGCGCAATTACCGCTGCTGCCGGAAAAATGCCGACAAAGGCCGCGCAGGCGAAAAGCAGAATTCGAGAAGGTTGCGACATCGAGTGCATAGTCGACCACCATAATAGAGGACGTTCGAGGAGTTGGCGGACAGGGACCGGCCCACTAACCATCATTCGTATTTTGCAGCTGATTCTTAATGTAACACACGCCCCGCAGCAAACCACCCGAAATCCAAAGGCGGCGGATTGGGAAGGCCATCTCTTGAGCACTGAACGGTGCTAAGGCGAAAGCATGACAGTCAAAAAAACGGGACCTTGCGTGTGAATGTCGCGCGGCCTTCCGTCCTGTCCACCTACCGAGATGATCACGGTTCCGTAGCCGTCTGCCGAAACTTTGGCCCAGACTCCGGAGGTGAGCACAGATCCGACCTCGGAATATGCAGAGCTGGTTCCATGCGCGACGAATTGGTGCGTAAGCACGACCTGTCCTTCGTCGTCGGTCTGTCCCTGTTGAGGATTCGCATTCTTTGAGTTCGGACCGAAATCGATTTTGCTGAAGATATCCGGGGGTGTCTCCAAGGGGTGCGATGGACCATCGAAAATTGTCACCTTGGCCGCCGGAATGGGGCGCCGCGTCCCTGCGTCAAGCACAAGGATATGCACATCGAGTTCGTGGGAACCAACCCAATGGACTCGGGTCGTAAGACCAGCTGCGGAAAGAATGGCGAAGAAAATAGCAAGTACGACCAACGCCGCCAAAAAAATCAACCCACACCGTCTGCGGGCGAGGCGGGCGACGTAAGCATCTAATTCTGCGTCGGTTGACTTGTGCATACTCATCTCCGGGAATTCACTCATCAATCCTATCCGCTACCGGTCGCCGAGGCAAAACGAGAATTGTGCTTGCGAAATGAGATTCGTTCGACCCACAATGGTGGTATTACACGAATGATGCGCGGCAGGCGGGAGCCTGCCCTACGAATTAACGTAAAGACAGGGGACCGAATTTCATGGCCGAACAATACCGCGTGGCGATCATTGGCAGTACCGGGCGGGGCAATTATGGGCATGGGCTGGATACGGTGTGGCATGAGATCCCCCAAACCGAAGTGGTTGCCGTTGCGGATGACAACGCCGAAGGTCTGGCCGCTGCTATAAAAAAGACGGGGGCGGCCAAGGGATATGCCGACTACGCGCAGATGCTCAAACAGGAGCAGCCGGATATCGTGGCGATCGGGCCGCGGTGGATTGACCGGCATCACGAAATGGTACTTGCCTGCACCGAGGTCGGCGCCCATATGTATATGGAAAAACCGTTTTGTCGCACGATGGCTGAAGCGGACGAAATGGTCAAAGCCGTTGAAGCAACCCACGTGAAACTAGCGATCGCTCACCAAAGCCGTTACTCGCCGGTGCTGACCGCCATTCAAAAAATGATCGCCGAAGACAAACTCGGCACGCTGCTGGAAATTCGTGCGCGGGGCAAAGAAGACCGTCGCGGCGGAGCGGAGGACCTGTGGGTGTTAGGGACGCACGTGTTGGACCTGATGCGCGCACTGGCCGGCGATGCCCGTTCTTGCAATGCACGGATGACCAACAAGGGACAACCGGTGACCAAAGCGGATGTCACTCCCGGCGGCGAAGGACTCGGCCCGTTGGCCGGTGACGGCCTGTCGGCAACGTATGTGTTCGATAACAATGTGAACGGCTATTTCTCGTCGTATCGCAACCAAGCGGGCAATCCGCGGCGGTTTGGGCTGCAGATCTTTGGCTCCAAAGGGATCGCTGAGTTATTCACCGGATATCTGGTACCAGGCTATTATCTGCCCGATTCGTCTTGGTCGCCGGGACGTAGCGGCGCGCAGTGGGTGCCGATCACTTCCAATGGACCGGGCAAGCCGGAAAGTCTCGACGGGGGCAACTTGCATTCAGGCAACGTCGCAGCGGTTGAGGATTTGATCGCAGCGATCGAAGAAGACCGACTGCCGCTGGGCAACATCTACAATGCCGCCGGCGCGACGGAGATGATACATGCGGTCTTTGAATCGCACCGCCAAAAAGGCCCCGTTGAGTTCCCACTCAAGAACCGCGACCACGCACTGACGATGCTCGACTGATCCCCGCCTAGTACGTCGTGCTAGTAGGCGCGTTGAGCGTGTGCCCGGTCGATTCGTGCCAGACCTGTCGCGTTTCCACGACATTAGCGGTCGTCCCCTTCCAATCAGGCAGGAGCGCCTTGGTCCGTGCAGCGGTACACGCCGGGCAGCAGAGTAACAGCATCGTGAGCAGTAGGTATCGCATGCACGTCTTATCGACATCGCGCAACGGGACACTTGAATGACCGGTTGTGAGATGGTTGCAAGGTGCAAGTCCTGTTACCTAGCGCGAACCACCGCCCCGGGAGGGCGAAGCTCCTGCTGAGCCACATCGGTACGCTGGGCGTAACGGCGAAATCAATCGTAGATAACGGGGCTTGGTCGCGCGCGGCTCGGCGGGAGCCTCCCCCTCCCGGGACGCTAGCATGAGCATCCCGGGGCGCGATTTCGTTATTGGCGACTAGGCGATGGACTTGCCGGTGGAGCGGAGTTCTTCGCAGGCTTGGCCGAGACGTTCGGCGACGCCAGCTTCCCCTTTTTTCAGGTAGCTCCGCGGATCGTAAGCCTTTTTGACTCCGATTTCCCCGTCGATTTTCAACACGCCATCGTAGTTCTTCATGATGTGATCGACGATC from Symmachiella dynata encodes:
- a CDS encoding Gfo/Idh/MocA family protein, whose product is MAEQYRVAIIGSTGRGNYGHGLDTVWHEIPQTEVVAVADDNAEGLAAAIKKTGAAKGYADYAQMLKQEQPDIVAIGPRWIDRHHEMVLACTEVGAHMYMEKPFCRTMAEADEMVKAVEATHVKLAIAHQSRYSPVLTAIQKMIAEDKLGTLLEIRARGKEDRRGGAEDLWVLGTHVLDLMRALAGDARSCNARMTNKGQPVTKADVTPGGEGLGPLAGDGLSATYVFDNNVNGYFSSYRNQAGNPRRFGLQIFGSKGIAELFTGYLVPGYYLPDSSWSPGRSGAQWVPITSNGPGKPESLDGGNLHSGNVAAVEDLIAAIEEDRLPLGNIYNAAGATEMIHAVFESHRQKGPVEFPLKNRDHALTMLD